tattattattatgattatcattattattattattacgattatgattattatcattattattgtctAACGAACTTACGGCTTCCTGCGTAAAGAGTCATGAAACAAGAAAAAGTCAGAGATtgatcgttaaaaaatattacagatCGTCGAAAAGGTTTTGTACGAAGTTCTTAGCGACACCACCGTGCACTCGATCGTCACTATGCGAATTTTGTGAAATGACccacagatatatatatatataatagtaacaaTTCGATCGATCCGAATCGAATTAACGGGAAAAGTAGAAAttaggggagggagagagagagagatgggaaaaaattacaattttacgaGAAGAGAGAAGCAAATCTagcaaagtatatatatatgtgtgtatatatatatatatatacacatacacacacatatatactaCTAAGGAAAgtcgaaagaaacgaagggAACGTTCGTTGGAacggtaaaaaaagaaaaaaggtcgAAGCTTTTGCtgaacggagagagagagagaatggccAATTTACTTTCGAGAAAGTCAATGACAATTTCTCGAGGCAATCGAAATGATCTCGAGCTCGAGACACAGCGGCATGAGAACGGTGACCGTTTCGTCCCGATCCGTGCACCGTTAAACCAAACTCACTCGATCTCTACTGACCTCTCTATGAGTTTACGCATCTCCTCGGTGGTCATGCCGTCCTTGCCGCGAGCATTCACTGAAATAGAAAAACACACGGCACGATTGACACAACGGTAAACTACTACGACGACACGTAGCATGCAAATGTGTGGAAGCTAAACGattagagatagagagagatagagagagagagagagaaagagagatagataCACTGAGACCCCGCAGCGAGTCAGCGGTTCATTCTTGATCGCGTCGGTGACTCGCTCGGCATGcctatatattttctactgCTTAAAGAACGAGCAGCGGCGCGAAAGGGGATCCGGAGCGGAACGCAGCCTCTCTCGCCTCTCTCTGTTCTCGAGGAGAGACGGGCAGTTCCATTCCCCGAGGgggggcgagagagagagagggggaggtcCGTCGATTCGTCCCGCTTCGATCCCCCGGCTCGATCACCGGGTCTTTGTACTGACCGCCGTAGTTGCGGTTCACGAGTTGGTCGCGATCGCACTCCGCCTCGCTGATCTCGTTGCTCTCCTTGCTGTCGTTGAAACTCGAGTTGTTCTGGTCGTGGTTCCTTGGCGGGGGTGGGGGCGGTTCCGGTGATCCAGAGACGGGGATATTGCGGGCCGACCCTACGCTGCGACGTCCAACCGAGCCGCGGGATCCGTAGTGGTCGTAGGGAGCGCCGTACTGTCCGTACTGGGAGCCGTATTGATCCTCCTCGGGCGCGCAGTTGGCCGGGTCGTCGTACTCGGGGGAGAAGACGTTGTGGGTTCCGCTGCCGCCTCCTTGGGACGGGACTCGGGAGTAGCGACCGTTTTGACGCGGCTGCGGATCAAAGAGAATCGTTGTCGAGGGAGATCGGAGAAATAGGCGGATCGAGACGTACCATGGATTGAGATCCGGAGCGGCTGTGGGCGGAAGCGTTGGTGGGATGGCCAACGGGTGGCCCCATGGTGCCCGAGTGTCCGTTGCCTGGGTGTGGGAAGGTCTGGAATTGCATGGCCTTGCTGGGGTCCATCTCCTCGCGGAATCCAAGAAGGTGGAAGGTGGCGTAGGGGCAGATCTCGTCTTCCATGCCTGAAAGAAACGATCACCAAGGGTAGACACTGCAGTTATGGAACCGATCGAACTAATCTATTCATTGTCAAAACGGGATTATGATGTTTCACCATTTGCGTATCGGGTGGGTGTTCTTTTGGGTGCGTTCGCCTCGTGCAATGCtaactaagaaaaaaaatctggcGGGTACCTACGTATATTCTCGTTCCTACGTGTTtcccctcttcttctctcgtaCTCGCCCGTTACACAGAGAAACGTTTATAGgaggtatatttatatatatatatacgttatatatatacgcatgcACGTTAATCAATCGTGTCTCGAATCGTTCTACAGTTCCGTTGTTGTCGTTCGCTCGCTTCTGTCTCTCATCATAGAAACCGTTGTCCGACATTTTGGAAAGATGAAAGGAAAAATGCGCGGAGCGAGACAACAACACCGTCCCTGCATCCAAATCCTTCCGTATTCGTGAAAAAAGTAGGACGAATCGAAAGGGATGTGGTTACTTTTCGTGTTTACATTCGTATATATTTGCGAAAATAAAGGAGGAACAATGAGCGCAAAGCATGCGTGAATGCGTGCAAAACATCGAAGTGGGTAATAAATAGCGAATATTGCATGAGCACGGCGTGAACAACCGTGAAGAATCGGAACGGACTTACGAAGAAGACCGGTTATATACGCAATAGCTGGATAGCCGGTCGATAAGTTAGTTAACCGTGGTAGATGTCGCGATAGAGAGACGAAGGCTCGTGACGGCGACacggagaggagaaagagcGCTTCGTTCGGTTCTTTAACTCTACTTTTTACCAACCTCTGTGGGATAGACCCTCGGCACTGCCCATACGAGGTGGCGGTGGACATCTTCGGTTCGGCGCGCAATGATTCAATTCTTCGTACATATGTCGTCTTGGATCCCACGTCGAGTGGCTTCTTATCGAGCCTGTCCCACCTATCGAACATATACTACAAACGTCGTACGACTGACTGCCGCTTACCGATCTTCGGTTTCGCCCTTCTTATCGATTTCTTATCGATTCATCGGCGGGCGTGAACTGAGAGGGCGATCGTGGAAACGGAGACGCGTAGCAATGCGATAAGCGCAAATAAAATAagggaggagaaaaataaCCGTTCCCCGGCACATACATATCTCGATtacgtttaaatatatatatatatatatatatatatataatatatatatatatatatatatatatatatagtatatagagagagagagaaaaaatattttgaagcgAGGCAAACAACGAGACAAACTGGCAATGACTATGAATATCCAACTTGTGTACGAATTACGTGTTTGTGGAGAATGGGTGTGTATGTTTGTGTTTTCAACGTATCGTCATCCCGATTCGTTCGACGAGAATGGTGAGAAAGAATTCTAAGACTCGTGTATATCATATATCGTATacatattcgattcgatttctgGTGTGTCacgaatgaataatgaaatgtaataaataaaataaaagaagaaacggtAAACACTATCGTGCCGATGCGACAACATCTAATAAAcgataattggaatttttagcTAGAGATCGTATTGTTGGCAGTTGTGGCTTACTTATCACTGTACCTCGCTTGATGCGATCGCAGGTGTTATAATTGGATCCGGGAACAGGGGGCAATTTACGGTTGGGCGGGGCGATGTATCCAAGCTCGTCGCGCAGATCGGGCCTTCGTTTGTCCAGGGTTGCTCCGCCTACTCCGGTTTGTTGGTAAACCACGTCGTCTAAAAAATCGAACGGACACGTAGCAGCGTGCCGGTTAGTTCGCTATAGGAACTGCTCCGTGCGCTCGATACGGATCGAAGTGGTCGGGGGTCGATAACGACGTAATATCGATCGTCCCATCCGGCCGACTTCCATCTCTGTTTCGTAATTAACGattgtgtaaaataataaaaaaaaattggtataCATTGTCCCTCGTAATATTTCTCGTCGGCTGATGAGATACCTCGCAGCCGCGTTTGCTCCGGGCCCCGAGTTCTCCTAGACAATGCGACGCAAATCACCACTATCCCTACAATAATGACGACGATCGTCGCTCCGACCGGTACAACCACGTTCACGTCCAGCCAGCCGGGCAACCAAGGGAAATAACGCCTCACGTCCGTGCTGTCGTTATCGCCGTTCCGCACGGGGGGCGCGATCGTACCTGTTCGTTAAGACAGTgcagaaaagagagagggttACCTTTATCGCTACCATGGCCCTTCCCTCTGAGAACGCAGATCACGATGACGGCAACGATTATAACGAGAATAGCTGCTACCACGGGTACGACCAGATTTAAGTTAgccatgaaaattttcatcggaTCCTCGTCGTTGCCACCACCGTTCACGTCAGGTAGCTCTCGGGCCGGTGCAATGGTGCCTGGAACAAAAAATATGGCGACCGTTCAATCCAGCCACCATTAGCACCGGCTACGAGGTGCGCCGTTGccgttttccttccttttccttttttctttttctttctttctttctttctttctttctttctttcctatcCCCTCTTATCgccttcttattttatttacctcCGGTTACGGTCAGCGTTGCGAATTCGTACTCGGCAACCGCGAACCCAGCGTTATTGTGGGCGGTGACGCGCAAGTGGTACCACGTGGCAGGGACCAAATCCAGAACTACGAAGTTGCCGCCCGGTTTAACGTTGTTCGACACCTGGTTCCATTCCTGTTGGTTCCTGAATCACACGATCGACAATtatcgacgacgacgatttaTAGATTTCGCGTTCTCGTTTCCCCCTTACTTCTTCTTGTGCTCGACCACGAAGTAGATCATGGGGCAGCCGCCGTCGGACCACGCGTTCAAGTGCAGAGTGATGCTGTTCGTCGCCACCTCGATGAACCTTGCCGCCTCGGGGATGATCGGTTTCGAGCCTTTGGTGCGGGTGTTGAGCATGTCGGATGGGTCGCCGGTTCCGATTCTAAAATCGAGTCAACGTCTCTTTGCCTCCAATAATGCGAACAATTAATTACACGTTTGTTCCTTTGTTTATTTGTTCATTCACCTACCCGTTGTACGCGGTTACGTAGATCTGGTATCTCGAGCCGCACAACAAATTCTCCAAAGTGTACTTCTGCACCGTGGAGCTGATCTGCGCCGTGTCCCAGTCGCCGAATTCCGGCTTGTAGTGGATCGTGTATCCGTGGATCGGGGCGTTGTCCTGGGGGTGAGGGCGCACCTTCATCGTCAGCGAGTTGGTGGTGGTCGCGGTGAGGGTGATTTGGGGCGAGTGAGGGGGAGCTGCGAAGTCGAGTTGGTCGGTCGAGtttcgagaaacgagaaattcATCCTCGCGAGGGTGCTTTCTCACCGTGCACGATCAACTGGTGGGTGACGGTGTCGTGGCCGAACGTGTTTTCCACGTAGCAAGAGTATTCCCCGGCGTCGGTGCGGTCCACTTCCTTGATGAACAGGGATCCTTCGGGCAATTGTCGCAGTCTGTCGCTGGATTGGAGCACGGCGCCTCGCACTTTCCACGTCACCTCGGGCGCGGGCACGCCGACGGCCAAGCAGGGTAATTTCACGTCCTCCTTGTAGGTGGCCGTGAATTTGTCGTCGAACGACGCGATCTTCGCCGGTACTGAAACAGTTTTCGAAAAAAGGATTGTGACGGGCTCGtcgagaagaggagaggggaggggtggAGATACCTCGAACGCTGGGCGCCAGTGCGACGATCTTGGAAGCCTCTCCCTCGCCGATGTTCGTGCTCGCGGTCACCCAGAAGTCGTATCTGCGCGTCTTGTCCAATTCGGACGCCTCGTGGGTGAGCTGATTGGGCGGCACCTTCTGGCTGCTCGGCTCCTCCGCGTTGTCCGCCTTCGTGTAAACGGTGTACTGGGTGATGACGCCGTTCGGTTGGCTGGGTGGCCTCCACGAAACCAGGATCGATTCGGACGACATGACGAGAGCCTTGATCGCGATAGGCGCTTCGGGGGCTGTGTACACGATATGATTAGGAAAGGATGAGGATTTGCGCGTTCGAGAAAAGCGTCTCTCAGGCTTCTCACCGTCCTGCTCGGTTTGGCAGTGAATGGGCGCGGACTTGACACCGTCTCCGCCAGAAGTGAAAGCCAAGACTTGCATGCTGTAGTTCGTGTACTTCTTCAATCCGTGCAAAATGGTCTCGCTCGAGGAGGTGATCTTGGTGTCCTTGGTGTTCTCGTCGTACCAGGTGTCGGAGGGTCCGTAGATGACCTGGATGACGAGGGATGTAACATTCGAAGACTCGACTCGTGGACGGGTAAGGGAGAACTACAATCACCTTGTATCCGGTGATGACTCCATTCGCGGCGCTAAGGGGGGGCGACATCCAGGAGATCCTGATGGTCTGGGAGGTCAAGGTGGTGCAAGTGGTGTCGTGAGGGGGTTGCTCGGGTACGCCCTCGGCGGTGTGCTGCCTCCGCTCCTCGCTCATCGGCCCCGATCCCACTTTGTTGAACGCTTGCACGACCACGCTGTACTGGGTGTACGTCTTCAGGTTCATGATCTGCAGGTGGTGCTCCTTTCCGTCCTCCTTCGAGAAGTCCACGGTTTCGAACATGTACGGTTTCTCGGAGGAGGAGAGCCTGTAGCCGACGTAGTATCCAAGGATCTCGCCGTTCCAATCCTCGCGAGGGGGCGGTTTCCACGTTACCTGAGTCGAAAAGAATTCGTAGAGAGGAactgaagaaagaaagaaagggagactCGAAGCGGAGCCGGTACCTTGAGGGTGTGCTGGTCGAGGTCGTCGACGCGGATGGAGGTTGGCGGGCCGCTGGGCGCCTCCTCGGCAGTGATTATGGTGACCGTGTCGGACGGGTCGGACGCGCCTATTTCGTTCTCGGCCACGATTCTGAGGTGGTAGGTGGTGGCGGGTCTGAGATTGAACACTCCGGCTACGTTCTGCTGGGATCCGGGCACCAGAACTCTGTCGATATCGGTCTCCCACGAGCCTTTGCTGATCTTGTACTCGATCACGTAGCGCTTGATCGGGCTGTTCCCGTCGTAGGGCGCCGCCCAGGAAAGTTGAACCGAGCGTCCGGATTTGTCCAACACCTTCAAACCGTACGGAACCTCGGGTACCTCTGCGAGGAAACGTAATTCGTAATTCGTAAACGGGGGAGAAGGGGGCGGAGGGAGAGAATAGACTCGAACCTTGCACGATCATGTTGATACTCGTGTCGTCGCTTCCGAAAGCGTTGGTCGCCACGCAGGTGAAGAGGGCCGAGTCGCTTCTCTCGGTTCTCTTGATGCTCAGGTCGGACAGCACGCCGTTCGCCAATATTTCCTCCCGGATCGTGTAACGGGAATCGCTCTTCGGGTCCAGCCTCTTGTTGTTCATGTTCCAGAGGATGCCGATCGGTTTCTCGCCTTGGGCCTCGCATTGCAACACGGCCGGCTCCCCTCGTCGCGCGGTCTGGTTCTTCAGTTTGATCTCGAAGTGGGGCGGGGCTGAAGCGATCGACGAAGATTAGGGCGGAGAAAAGGGTGGAGGACGGACGACGGAATACCTTGAACCGAGATGAAGATAACAGCCGAGAGTCCCGCGCCGATCCCGTTCACAGCCTCGCAGAGATAGTAGCCTTCGTTCGTCTTCTGAATGTTGTTGATCGACAGGGTCCCGTCCTCCACGCTAATGTCCGGATTGCTCAATTTCAGGTCGGTGTAATCGCCCGGTGTGTCCCCTGTGAAACGGGGAATAGGGCAGACGCGCTCGGGGACAGACGCCAGGATGGATGGTCGATCACTTACCAGCGGCCTTCTTCCACGTGACCTGGGGCTTGGGGAAACCGTCGGCTTTGCACTCGACGCGAGCGTCAGAGCCTTGAGCGAATGCCTTGTCGGTGGGCTCCAGGATCCAGCGTGGTGGTACTGTTACAGAATAACCAGGTCATTCCACGTGTTCCCCGGCGTACCACCCGTACGGGGCAGTTAATCCGGGAGCCAGTCGCGCCTCGTCGTGACCTCGGGCCCTGACTTCTCTCCAacccctcttttttcctttctttcgaggGACGCGCGTTTCACTTTCCACGTTTCACGAGCCGAAGATCACGACAGGCTGTTTCCTCGCATGCTGGACGAAACGTCGCGGCTCGCCCCCGCAACTGCGACGAAAACAACGACGACGACATTGCATCTAAAGTCGTGCATGCGGGAGTGTGAGAAGAGATGAAGTGATCGTTACGACTACTTGCGCTACGAAAACGGGTGAAAGATGATGAACGTGCGCAAGAGatggagagacagagagaaggagagagagagagaaagctcGGCTCGGAGCCGAACGCCGTGCATGCAAGGGTTAGGTAAGGTTAGGCTGCTGCGTTACGGTCCGTCGTGCTGCGGCGAAAGAAGTCGGagaaagagtgagagagagtgagagaaagCTATCTATATTTCGTTAGactaaaaaaagaggaggcgGCATGCGTTGTTGTCAAAAGAAAGATACATCTGCTACCGCTACGAATGcatgtaaaaagaaatgaatacgAGGCGAGACGTGTGGTGAGAGGGGCGGTTAAGGTGGTGGGGTTAAAGGAGGCGAAGGGTTTCGTCGATAGGTTGGCGAGAGGGTGATTTTCGGGGGTTGATCGGATGGTCGGTCGGTCGTGTTGGAGGAGAGCAAGGACGCGTTGTAGCGCGACGGGGGAGGGGGTACGGTGCGGTGAGATAACAATAAATCGACACTCGAATGTGATCACGAGAGACACGCAGCTCGATCGCTGGGAGGGTGATCCtgagataaatagataatccGGCGATAGATCGCGACGATCCATCGATCGTTGTTCGGTGTTgtcgttgttattattattattattattatacgaatgATGGCTCGttgagttttcttttttcttttttctcaggGGAGAAGAGGGGGGAGCTGGTGAAGCACGTGACGCGCACGAGAGGACGAGAAttgtcgtatatatatatatatatatacatataatacgtGTATCCTGATCGTCGGTGGTGCCTGTTATCGCTCGTTGGAGATCGCGCGGCGAGAAAAAGCCAACTCGAAAGAAAAAGCCATACTCGATAGGTGTCGTCGAAGAATATTAGCGACGATGAGAGCATGACAACGAGACAGGGTGGTAACGATCGAACGATGCGAGATACTTAGCCAACAGATAAACGATGCGGGTCAAGCTGAACCAAATTGCTGGATGGAATGGGAGGGGAACGAAGTGGGCTCTTTCCTCGGGCTTGGGTGTAACTTTGGTTCCGCTACTCGGCTGAATAAGGCGGGAAATAGGAGCGGACACGCACGAGGGGTGAACGTAGAACGAGGGGGATCGGACACAAAACGTGGGTATGCATAATACACGCGGAATGACGAGATTGCGGAACGggggatagagagagagagagagataggatAAGTAGAAGTCAGAGatagcgagagaaagagagagagagagagagagagagagaggtacgGACGAAAGCTGTGAACGCGAAAACTCTTCCGCTGTGTGAACTGAAATCCAGAAAGCTTTCGccaaaaaaggaaagatttcGTTCGAGCGTTCGTTCTCGGCAACGACGAAGATGcattcaatcaaaattattattaaagccTGCGATAAATGAAACAATCTGAATCGGGGTTGTGAACTGCGCCGGGCTGTTGCGCTGTTGCGTCTCATCTCATTCTTATTCGTTCTTATTCACCGTTCAATCAATTATTCATCAATTATTGCACGATATTATTCATTCACCACGATATTATTCCCACATTACTCTGTTCCCTAACCGTGAACACGCAACGTCGCCTCGTGGATCGCTTTGCCGGACGGATTGGTTGCGATACACGTGTAACGTCCCGCGTGGTCCGGCGTTACAGGCTCGATCAGCATCATGCTCATCCGTGGCCCGAGTTTCCCGACGTTGTATCCCATGAATTGCGAGAGGGGCCGATCCTCGTGGGTCCAGGCGATGTCGATGGGGGTGTCGCCCGTCGCCACCATGCACGCCAGTTGGGCGGCCTGCCCCGCGTAAATCGGTTGGTCGCCAAAATCGAACGGACTGATCCGTGGCAGGACTGGAACGATGAGCATCCCCGGCTAGATCCACACCCACGCACACGCATACACACCCCCTCGATGGATCCACAGTCTCGTCGTCATTGATCATCGTCTACGCAACGGACTTCTTCCCGTCCCTCGGTCGCCGAGAGTCGCCTTTTCCTCTGCTTCCTCCTCCCCATCCGCGTGGGACGCACGCCCACGTTTTCGTCTCGGCAACGACGCGAGGGAAAGGATCGAGAAGAGGCAGACAgccggaaagagagagagagagagagagagagagacgagacGCAGTGCGCGCGTGAGCGTGTGTTACGAGTGTGTgggagaaaggagaaagagaattgGACGGGGAACGAAACGGGAGGGGAAGTTTAGCTCGTCCTGAACTACGGACAAATTACCTTTGATCATTGGTAGCCCAAGGATAACGAGAGTGGGGGACTGTGGTCCAAAAGCTACACTCGGCCGAGCGACCTACCTAAACGATGATGCTTCGAAACAAACGATGCGGGAAGATAATT
The DNA window shown above is from Apis cerana isolate GH-2021 linkage group LG4, AcerK_1.0, whole genome shotgun sequence and carries:
- the LOC108001865 gene encoding cell adhesion molecule Dscam2 isoform X7, which codes for MWLDPPGGGCNIPTYLTTMLLLAVLALTNVACAEDESMGPVFVKEPPNRVDFSNGTGAVVECQARGNPQPDIIWVRADGSAVGDVPGLRQVLPNGNLVFPPFRAEDYRQEVHAQVYSCLARSPAGSVHSRDVNVRAVVAQYFEVQVYDQFAIRGNAAIFKCQVPSFVADHVDVVGWIDSNGGSYVADGQSYVVGQRYAVNVMDEHVLRGNAAIIKCHIPSFVAEFVEVDSWIEDETTEIYPSADYDGKYLVLPSGELHIRDVGPEDGYKTYQCRTKHRLTGETRLSATKGRLVITEPVGFAKPKFSTIDKSRTFEARQGQGVTLQCPAQAYPVPIFKWYKFIEGSSRRQPVQLNERVRQVSGTLIIREARVEDSGKYLCIVNNSVGGESVETVLTVTAPLGAEIEPSTQTIDFGRPATFTCNVRGNPIKTISWLKDGKPLGLEEAVLRIESVKKEDKGMYQCFVRNDQESAQATAELKLGGRFEPPQIRQAFAEETLQPGPSMFLKCVASGNPTPEITWELDGKRLSNTERLQVGQYVTVNGDVVSHLNISSTHTNDGGLYKCIAASKVGSAEHSARLNVYGLPFIRHMDKKAIVAGETLRVTCPVAGYPIESIVWERDTRVLPINRKQKVFPNGTLIIENVERMSDQATYTCVARNAQGYSARGTLEVQVMVAPQIAPFVITEEPANWGDSISVVCAILKGDLPIEISWALNGEPIGRDRSDINVVATTKKNSILSIESVAARHAGEYTCSASNKAGATSHSAILAVNVPPRWILEPTDKAFAQGSDARVECKADGFPKPQVTWKKAAGDTPGDYTDLKLSNPDISVEDGTLSINNIQKTNEGYYLCEAVNGIGAGLSAVIFISVQAPPHFEIKLKNQTARRGEPAVLQCEAQGEKPIGILWNMNNKRLDPKSDSRYTIREEILANGVLSDLSIKRTERSDSALFTCVATNAFGSDDTSINMIVQEVPEVPYGLKVLDKSGRSVQLSWAAPYDGNSPIKRYVIEYKISKGSWETDIDRVLVPGSQQNVAGVFNLRPATTYHLRIVAENEIGASDPSDTVTIITAEEAPSGPPTSIRVDDLDQHTLKVTWKPPPREDWNGEILGYYVGYRLSSSEKPYMFETVDFSKEDGKEHHLQIMNLKTYTQYSVVVQAFNKVGSGPMSEERRQHTAEGVPEQPPHDTTCTTLTSQTIRISWMSPPLSAANGVITGYKVIYGPSDTWYDENTKDTKITSSSETILHGLKKYTNYSMQVLAFTSGGDGVKSAPIHCQTEQDAPEAPIAIKALVMSSESILVSWRPPSQPNGVITQYTVYTKADNAEEPSSQKVPPNQLTHEASELDKTRRYDFWVTASTNIGEGEASKIVALAPSVRVPAKIASFDDKFTATYKEDVKLPCLAVGVPAPEVTWKVRGAVLQSSDRLRQLPEGSLFIKEVDRTDAGEYSCYVENTFGHDTVTHQLIVHAPPHSPQITLTATTTNSLTMKVRPHPQDNAPIHGYTIHYKPEFGDWDTAQISSTVQKYTLENLLCGSRYQIYVTAYNGIGTGDPSDMLNTRTKGSKPIIPEAARFIEVATNSITLHLNAWSDGGCPMIYFVVEHKKKNQQEWNQVSNNVKPGGNFVVLDLVPATWYHLRVTAHNNAGFAVAEYEFATLTVTGGTIAPPVRNGDNDSTDVRRYFPWLPGWLDVNVVVPVGATIVVIIVGIVVICVALSRRTRGPEQTRLRGISSADEKYYEGQYDVVYQQTGVGGATLDKRRPDLRDELGYIAPPNRKLPPVPGSNYNTCDRIKRGTVISGTGSIRSHSTWDPRRHMYEELNHCAPNRRCPPPPRMGSAEGLSHRGMEDEICPYATFHLLGFREEMDPSKAMQFQTFPHPGNGHSGTMGPPVGHPTNASAHSRSGSQSMPRQNGRYSRVPSQGGGSGTHNVFSPEYDDPANCAPEEDQYGSQYGQYGAPYDHYGSRGSVGRRSVGSARNIPVSGSPEPPPPPPRNHDQNNSSFNDSKESNEISEAECDRDQLVNRNYGVNARGKDGMTTEEMRKLIERNEAPSRQTGSGHGGHGGLLTPYDTVAV
- the LOC108001865 gene encoding cell adhesion molecule Dscam2 isoform X17; this translates as MWLDPPGGGCNIPTYLTTMLLLAVLALTNVACAEDESMGPVFVKEPPNRVDFSNGTGAVVECQARGNPQPDIIWVRADGSAVGDVPGLRQVLPNGNLVFPPFRAEDYRQEVHAQVYSCLARSPAGSVHSRDVNVRAVVAQYYDTDVNKEYAIRGNSAILKCVVPSFVADFVKVLSWHTDQGEEFVPGDDYDGKYLVLPSGELHIRDVGPEDGYKTYQCRTKHRLTGETRLSATKGRLVITEPVGFAKPKFSTIDKSRTFEARQGQGVTLQCPAQAYPVPIFKWYKFIEGSSRRQPVQLNERVRQVSGTLIIREARVEDSGKYLCIVNNSVGGESVETVLTVTAPLGAEIEPSTQTIDFGRPATFTCNVRGNPIKTISWLKDGKPLGLEEAVLRIESVKKEDKGMYQCFVRNDQESAQATAELKLGGRFEPPQIRQAFAEETLQPGPSMFLKCVASGNPTPEITWELDGKRLSNTERLQVGQYVTVNGDVVSHLNISSTHTNDGGLYKCIAASKVGSAEHSARLNVYGLPFIRHMDKKAIVAGETLRVTCPVAGYPIESIVWERDTRVLPINRKQKVFPNGTLIIENVERMSDQATYTCVARNAQGYSARGTLEVQVMVGPQLAPFTFGDEAANAGEMATVQCAVIKGDLPVRIAWSLNGRRIDREQSHEIPDIVVTRSSKRISTLTIDSVAARHAGEYSCTATNEAGSATHVSVLSVNVPPRWILEPTDKAFAQGSDARVECKADGFPKPQVTWKKAAGDTPGDYTDLKLSNPDISVEDGTLSINNIQKTNEGYYLCEAVNGIGAGLSAVIFISVQAPPHFEIKLKNQTARRGEPAVLQCEAQGEKPIGILWNMNNKRLDPKSDSRYTIREEILANGVLSDLSIKRTERSDSALFTCVATNAFGSDDTSINMIVQEVPEVPYGLKVLDKSGRSVQLSWAAPYDGNSPIKRYVIEYKISKGSWETDIDRVLVPGSQQNVAGVFNLRPATTYHLRIVAENEIGASDPSDTVTIITAEEAPSGPPTSIRVDDLDQHTLKVTWKPPPREDWNGEILGYYVGYRLSSSEKPYMFETVDFSKEDGKEHHLQIMNLKTYTQYSVVVQAFNKVGSGPMSEERRQHTAEGVPEQPPHDTTCTTLTSQTIRISWMSPPLSAANGVITGYKVIYGPSDTWYDENTKDTKITSSSETILHGLKKYTNYSMQVLAFTSGGDGVKSAPIHCQTEQDAPEAPIAIKALVMSSESILVSWRPPSQPNGVITQYTVYTKADNAEEPSSQKVPPNQLTHEASELDKTRRYDFWVTASTNIGEGEASKIVALAPSVRVPAKIASFDDKFTATYKEDVKLPCLAVGVPAPEVTWKVRGAVLQSSDRLRQLPEGSLFIKEVDRTDAGEYSCYVENTFGHDTVTHQLIVHAPPHSPQITLTATTTNSLTMKVRPHPQDNAPIHGYTIHYKPEFGDWDTAQISSTVQKYTLENLLCGSRYQIYVTAYNGIGTGDPSDMLNTRTKGSKPIIPEAARFIEVATNSITLHLNAWSDGGCPMIYFVVEHKKKNQQEWNQVSNNVKPGGNFVVLDLVPATWYHLRVTAHNNAGFAVAEYEFATLTVTGGTIAPPVRNGDNDSTDVRRYFPWLPGWLDVNVVVPVGATIVVIIVGIVVICVALSRRTRGPEQTRLRGISSADEKYYEGQYDVVYQQTGVGGATLDKRRPDLRDELGYIAPPNRKLPPVPGSNYNTCDRIKRGTVISGTGSIRSHSTWDPRRHMYEELNHCAPNRRCPPPPRMGSAEGLSHRGMEDEICPYATFHLLGFREEMDPSKAMQFQTFPHPGNGHSGTMGPPVGHPTNASAHSRSGSQSMPRQNGRYSRVPSQGGGSGTHNVFSPEYDDPANCAPEEDQYGSQYGQYGAPYDHYGSRGSVGRRSVGSARNIPVSGSPEPPPPPPRNHDQNNSSFNDSKESNEISEAECDRDQLVNRNYGVNARGKDGMTTEEMRKLIERNEAPSRQTGSGHGGHGGLLTPYDTVAV